GCGCGCAAGAAGCCGAAGACCATCCCTTGAAAGGCTGCGCCGGTTGGCTCCCCCCTGCGGGCTGTCATCTCGAAGCCGTCCAGCAGGAGCTGAAACAAAGGGGGGTCATGCCTGACCGACGCCGGGTCGAACGCTTGGTTCTTGAGCGTGTCTAGAACGAACTGCAGAACCTTGCCGCGCAGAGTCGTGAGCTGGGCGACATTGAAGGTGACCAGTGCATCGAGCCATGGCATATAGTCGCCCCACGCTTGGGTAGCATGGGGCGCGCAGCTTGGGTAATCAAAGCGCTTGTTTTCGGAGCGAAAGAAGCGCTCAACCTCGTTGTAAAACGGGCGCAGACTGACAGTACCTCCGTCCGATAGTGAAACGATCAGCGTGTTAGCGCGCTTCCCAGCAGCTGTGATTGTCTGACGTGGATGCTTTATCAGCACATCCTCTAGATTCTTTGCCTTCAGTTTTGGGGCTTCAAGCTTCATCAAAAAGTCGATGAAGGCGACGAGTAGCCCAGCGGAGAATCTGCGGGCAGGGAAGCCTTTTACAAACTCTTCGTAAAGGGCGTCAGGCGTCATCGCTCGGCAATAGGTAAAGTCGCGAGCGGTCTGAAAGCCTTGCAGCCCATGGCGAAGTATTGGGCATCTCGGTCGGTGCCGATGGCGTGATACCCATTCGCTTGAGCAGCGGCTAGCGTTGAGCCACTGCCTGCGAAGGGGTCGTATACGATACCAATACCAAGAGGCAGGGCAGCGCGCACCACTTGGCGCATGAAGCGCTGCGGCTTCAGAGACGGATGCGGAGCAATTTCTCGCTCAAATCCGCGTGTAGGTGAGCAAGTAATCACGTCTTTGAATGGTTCATCTGCAGAGATGCGGCGCAGGCCGCCAGTGCCCCATTGGCGCAAATTTTCAGCCGCAGTGCCAGTGTAAGGCTTACGGAAGATGCCCCATGGTTCCCAGCACGAGCGGGCCATCATCGAGACGTCGGAAAACTCTTCTTCGGCTCCTTTGGGCCTATCGCCACCGCGCAGAGTCTGAACAAGGCGTATCAGCTCGCCTCGCTTTTCAAGCCCGGCACGCTGAAAAGCATGAAAAGTCAGGGTCGAAAGAAGCGGGTTTGACGCAACGAAGATGTGCCCCCCGGGGACAAGGGCTCGCGCGAGCCCATAGGCAAGCGAACCAAAGAAACTTTGTAGCGCGGCAATCTCGTCGTTGGTCAATACCGTAAACCGCGGCAATGGGCGGCGATTTGCACCGTCGAACGACGGTGGTATGCGCCATACTCCACCCCTGCCCTGCTTCAGCTTCTTGTGGTTCTTGTCCGCGTACTCGGTCACCCCATAGGGCGGATCGGTCACTACGGCATGAATCGAGTTTGGGGGTAAATCCGCCAACCACTGTACGGCCTCGGCCAGAACATAGCTGGCATGCGGACTAAGGTGGGTGCGGGGTTGACCGCCATGTTCGCGTACGGCTTTCCACTGCTCGGCTTGTCGCTTAAGTAGGACGGCTCGCCAGCTCGGCTCGCCTTCATCGTAAGCACAGCCGGTATCGCGCTCTGCAGGGGCGCATTTAGATGCCTTGGCTGGCTGCGATGTCGTGCGGTTAGTGAAGACGGCGAATCCAGTCTGTGTGCTCATTTGCCTTCACGTGCGGTGGGGTAAAAGACCTTCTCTGAAGGGCTCCATCGTCTCAAGAAACGGAGCCTACGGTAAACCGGGATTCATGTGGCGTGCGAGACCATAGCTTTCATTACGGAAACCAGAGCTCGACCCGCCCCGCTGCGGTAGGCGACTTCGCCAGCTCCGATGGCGTCGCCAGGTAGACCTTTCCTATGAACGGTGGTAATCGACCATCGAGGAATGAATCGATCCGCGGCAAGGTCCGCACGAAGTTGGTGGCGAGGTTTGCAGTCGTGGCTTTGCCGACCAGAACGAGTAATGGCACCTCGAAGCGCTTCACCGCTGCCAGCTCATTAGGCACGTATCGAATGCGGCTGTTATGCGACACAGCAATACGCCCCTGCGTGCCGCAGTATTCCAGCCATTCTTCATCGCTGCCCTCCGGCCTGAATAGGTCGCCGTGTCGTTCGACCGCTATCCCAGCCTCAGCAAGAATGCGCGGAAACTGCTTTCCGAGGTCTCGATCCGTGAAGTAGACCCTGCTCACGCCGCCCGCGAGTAAAGCACTGCCTGCTCGATCTCGTCTCTCGAGAGGTCGTAGTCCTCAGCAAGAGCCTCGACAGTCTCGCCGGCATCGATGCGATCGGCAATGGCGGCCGTGGACACCCCTGCCCTCTGCACCATGGGCCGTCCGAACGCCACATGCGGGTCGATGGCGATGGGCCGCTCCAATGCCCGCGGCATCGACCCCGTATAGGGATACAGCCGTACGGGGAACTGCCATTCGTCCCAGTCGACGCGTTGAAGGTGGTCCTCCAGCATCCTGCGCATTGCCAGCTGGCCGGAGGCGCTGAGGTTGATGAGTTGCGCGTACCGGACGAGAAACACCTGGCCGGCGTGAGTTCGGAGCTCGGGGCTGAGCAGAAGGCGATGCGTCTGCAGCTCCTTCTCGGCGTAAGCGATGGCCGCACGCAGCTCAGCGAGCGCGACGCCATGTTCCGTCCGTAGCGCGCGCAGGACATGCGCTTCGATCAGGTTGTAGAACGACAGCTGAAGCGGCTGCGTGCGGGCCGGCTTGATCAGGGGATGGAATGTGCCCTTTGCGTCGCCCTTCGGATAGGCGCGCCCCACCAGCCAGGTTCGCAAGGTCGCGGCAGGCAAGCGCAGGTAGCGTGCGGCCTCTGCGGGTCCGTACGCCGGTTGATTGCGGATGTCTGCGGTCTCTGCCTTCATTGCTGTGAGTGGTGCGGGGAAGCCGTCCGGTGAGTGCAACTCATAATCTTGCCACGCCCATGCCGCAGGCAGGGGCCCGGTCAACCCGGCTGCGCCCTTGACTCTCAGGCCGGGTCAGGCATTATTGCATGCAAACATGCTTGCATGAATACATGAAAGTGTGAAAAGCACAGGAGCATGCAACCATGCAGACCATTGTCATCAATTCCCAGAAAGGCGGCAGCGGCAAGACCACGCTGTGCGCGCATCTGGCCGTGCAGGCGGAACGCTCAGGCGATGGCCCGGTCTTCCTGATCGACACTGATCCCCAAGGCACCCTGAGCATGTGGCACGAAAAGCGCGAGGCCCAAGCCCCGCAGCGGGCCGAGGTCGCCCTGGCCGACCTGGCCGCCGGCCTGCGGCAGCTGGCGCAGCGCAAGGCCGCCTACTGCTTCATCGACACCGCCCCCACCCGCACCGACGAGAACGTCGCCCTCTTCCGCCTGGCCGATCTCGTGCTGGTGCCGATCCGGCCCAGCCCGTCCGATCTGTGGGCCGCATCCGCCACCGTCGCACTGCTGAAGGACGCGAAGATCCCCTTCCTCTTCATCCTCACGCAGGCCAAGACGAACGCCAGCATCACCGGCCAGGCCGCCGCCGCCCTCTCCCACCACGGCCCGGTCGCCGAAACCTTCATCGCTGACCGGGTTCCCTACGCCGCT
This genomic interval from Rhodocyclaceae bacterium contains the following:
- a CDS encoding site-specific DNA-methyltransferase, yielding MSTQTGFAVFTNRTTSQPAKASKCAPAERDTGCAYDEGEPSWRAVLLKRQAEQWKAVREHGGQPRTHLSPHASYVLAEAVQWLADLPPNSIHAVVTDPPYGVTEYADKNHKKLKQGRGGVWRIPPSFDGANRRPLPRFTVLTNDEIAALQSFFGSLAYGLARALVPGGHIFVASNPLLSTLTFHAFQRAGLEKRGELIRLVQTLRGGDRPKGAEEEFSDVSMMARSCWEPWGIFRKPYTGTAAENLRQWGTGGLRRISADEPFKDVITCSPTRGFEREIAPHPSLKPQRFMRQVVRAALPLGIGIVYDPFAGSGSTLAAAQANGYHAIGTDRDAQYFAMGCKAFRPLATLPIAER
- a CDS encoding DUF433 domain-containing protein — encoded protein: MKAETADIRNQPAYGPAEAARYLRLPAATLRTWLVGRAYPKGDAKGTFHPLIKPARTQPLQLSFYNLIEAHVLRALRTEHGVALAELRAAIAYAEKELQTHRLLLSPELRTHAGQVFLVRYAQLINLSASGQLAMRRMLEDHLQRVDWDEWQFPVRLYPYTGSMPRALERPIAIDPHVAFGRPMVQRAGVSTAAIADRIDAGETVEALAEDYDLSRDEIEQAVLYSRAA
- a CDS encoding ParA family protein; this translates as MQTIVINSQKGGSGKTTLCAHLAVQAERSGDGPVFLIDTDPQGTLSMWHEKREAQAPQRAEVALADLAAGLRQLAQRKAAYCFIDTAPTRTDENVALFRLADLVLVPIRPSPSDLWAASATVALLKDAKIPFLFILTQAKTNASITGQAAAALSHHGPVAETFIADRVPYAAAMTDGRTSIELTPKGPAALETAGLWKNIKACLHANMQKAEKVKRHG